A genome region from Glycine max cultivar Williams 82 chromosome 5, Glycine_max_v4.0, whole genome shotgun sequence includes the following:
- the LOC100777084 gene encoding ADP-ribosylation factor GTPase-activating protein AGD12 — translation MNNQRLEFGRPVSSKRRMKDLLLQKDNRFCADCNAPDPKWASANIGVFVCLKCCGVHRSLGSQISKVLSVTLDEWSSDEIDAMIEVGGNSSANSIYEAYFPEGYTKPGSDASHEQRAKFIRLKYERQEFLKPSLRIVSGKSNPPSSISKGVKDSFRITSDSQHMEGMVEFIGMLKVKVIKGTDLAVRDMMTSDPYVILKLGQQTVQTTVIKSNLNPVWNEELMLSVPQQFGILNLNVFDYDLFSADDIMGEADIDLQPLITSAIAYGDARMFDDMQIGKWLKSQDNALIYDSTVNIVDGKVKQDMSIKLQNVESGELDLELEWIPLDY, via the exons ATGAATAATCAACGGTTGGAATTTGGGAGGCCTGTCTCAA GTAAAAGAAGAATGAAGGATTTATTGCTTCAAAAAGATAATCGCTTTTGTGCTGATTGCAATGCTCCAGATCCTAAATGGGC GTCAGCCAATATTGGAGTTTTTGTATGCTTAAAATGTTGTGGTGTGCACAGAAGTCTTGGCTCTCAAATATCAAAG GTTTTGTCTGTGACATTGGATGAATGGTCAAGTGATGAAATAGATGCAATGATTGAAGTTGGAGGAAATTCTTCTGCTAATTCAATTTATGAGGCTTATTTTCCCGAAGGATATACAAAACCTGGATCAGATGCCAGTCATGAGCAGCGTGCGAAATTCATCCG GTTAAAGTATGAGCGTCAAGAATTTTTGAAACCTAGTTTGCGCATTGTGTCAGGAAAAAGCAATCCCCCATCAAGTATATCCAAAGGGGTTAAGGATAGTTTTCGAATTACTAGTGATTCACAGCATAtg GAAGGAATGGTAGAATTTATTGGAATGTTAAAGGTGAAAGTGATCAAAGGCACAGATTTAGCTGTCAGAGATATGATGACAAGTGATCCATATGTTATCTTGAAACTTGGCCAACAG ACTGTTCAGACAACTGTAATAAAGAGTAATTTGAATCCAGTCTGGAATGAGGAACTTATGCTGTCTGTTCCTCAGCAATTTGGAATATTGAATTTG AATGTATTTGATTATGACTTGTTTTCGGCTGATGACATAATGGGGGAAGCAGATATTGATCTTCAGCCGCTGATAACATCCGCAATAGCATACGGAGATGCTAGAATGTTTGATGATATGCAGATAGGAAAATGGCTGAAATCCCAAGACAATGCGCTTATATATGATAGCACAGTTAATATTGTTGATGGTAAGGTTAAACAAGACATGTCAATCAAGCTCCAGAACGTTGAATCTGGAGAATTAGACTTAGAACTCGAATGGATACCTCTTGATTATTAG
- the LOC102662390 gene encoding uncharacterized protein: MEVVTFALAVFVPLILAGASSARELRPSDHGLTFQTLSPAGAHSSPEMRSFFNSADSSPSMSSSSDVALPRAMDSGDASPPEWWKPDGGHSGEGVGKALTVASLVCGVAGAVLLVASGLIYLFKYRNRNRKQKLNAAFCGENENQGGNDEDKNKLQLVVRNP; encoded by the coding sequence ATGGAAGTAGTTACCTTCGCCCTCGCTGTCTTCGTGCCACTCATTCTCGCCGGAGCTTCCTCCGCCAGGGAGCTCCGGCCGTCGGACCACGGCCTCACCTTCCAGACACTCTCGCCGGCGGGGGCGCATTCCTCGCCGGAGATGCGATCCTTCTTCAACAGCGCCGACTCCTCGCCGTCGATGTCCTCCTCCTCCGACGTGGCACTTCCCAGGGCCATGGACTCCGGCGACGCCTCGCCGCCGGAGTGGTGGAAACCTGACGGAGGACACTCCGGCGAGGGCGTGGGGAAGGCGCTTACGGTGGCGAGCTTGGTGTGCGGCGTGGCCGGCGCGGTTCTGCTAGTGGCTTCGGGTTTGATCTATTTGTTCAAGTACCGAAACAGAAACAGAAAGCAGAAGTTAAACGCAGCGTTTTGCGGTGAGAATGAGAATCAAGGTGGAAATGATGAGGACAAGAACAAGTTGCAATTGGTGGTACGCAACCCTTGA
- the NF-YA04 gene encoding nuclear transcription factor Y subunit A-4 isoform X1 produces MVWTVLRASRNMTSAHDLTDNEDDGQQQSESPMQPPSVNGISDPGISTQNVNVQYAAPGQLGTGHAMVPHVYPYPDPYYRSIFAPYDTQPYPPQAYSGQPMVHLQLMGIQQAGVPLPTDAVEEPVFVNAKQYHGILRRRQYRAKAESENKIIRNRKPYLHESRHKHALTRPRGCGGRFLNSKKDKNQNDDVASADKSQSNININSNKNDQTSSDRAS; encoded by the exons ATG GTTTGGACAGTGTTACGTGCTTCACGAAACATGACCTCTGCTCACGACCTTACTG ATAATGAAGATGATGGACAGCAGCAGTCAGAATCACCAATGCAGCCCCCATCTGTAAATGGAATATCTGATCCAGGTATTAGTACCCAGAATGTCAATGTACAGTATGCAGCACCTGGCCAGCTTGGAACTGGGCATGCAATG GTACCACATGTGTATCCATATCCAGATCCTTACTATAGAAGCATCTTTGCTCCCTATGATACACAACCTTATCCCCCACAAGCCTATAGTGGGCAGCCAATG GTCCATCTTCAGTTAATGGGAATTCAGCAAGCTGGTGTTCCTCTGCCAACTGATGCAGTTGAGGAGCCTGTGTTTGTCAATGCAAAACAATATCACGGTATATTAAGACGTAGACAATACCGTGCGAAAGCTgaatcagaaaataaaattataaggaatAGGAAG CCATACTTGCATGAATCTCGACACAAGCATGCACTGACAAGACCAAGAGGATGTGGTGGTCGGTTTCTGAATTCAAAGAAAGACAAGAATCAGAATGATGATGTGGCATCAGCTGACAAATCACAATccaatatcaatatcaattcTAATAAAAATGATCAAACTTCATCAGATAGGGCATCCTAA
- the NF-YA04 gene encoding nuclear transcription factor Y subunit A-4: MTSAHDLTDNEDDGQQQSESPMQPPSVNGISDPGISTQNVNVQYAAPGQLGTGHAMVPHVYPYPDPYYRSIFAPYDTQPYPPQAYSGQPMVHLQLMGIQQAGVPLPTDAVEEPVFVNAKQYHGILRRRQYRAKAESENKIIRNRKPYLHESRHKHALTRPRGCGGRFLNSKKDKNQNDDVASADKSQSNININSNKNDQTSSDRAS; this comes from the exons ATGACCTCTGCTCACGACCTTACTG ATAATGAAGATGATGGACAGCAGCAGTCAGAATCACCAATGCAGCCCCCATCTGTAAATGGAATATCTGATCCAGGTATTAGTACCCAGAATGTCAATGTACAGTATGCAGCACCTGGCCAGCTTGGAACTGGGCATGCAATG GTACCACATGTGTATCCATATCCAGATCCTTACTATAGAAGCATCTTTGCTCCCTATGATACACAACCTTATCCCCCACAAGCCTATAGTGGGCAGCCAATG GTCCATCTTCAGTTAATGGGAATTCAGCAAGCTGGTGTTCCTCTGCCAACTGATGCAGTTGAGGAGCCTGTGTTTGTCAATGCAAAACAATATCACGGTATATTAAGACGTAGACAATACCGTGCGAAAGCTgaatcagaaaataaaattataaggaatAGGAAG CCATACTTGCATGAATCTCGACACAAGCATGCACTGACAAGACCAAGAGGATGTGGTGGTCGGTTTCTGAATTCAAAGAAAGACAAGAATCAGAATGATGATGTGGCATCAGCTGACAAATCACAATccaatatcaatatcaattcTAATAAAAATGATCAAACTTCATCAGATAGGGCATCCTAA
- the NF-YA04 gene encoding nuclear transcription factor Y subunit A-4 isoform X2 — protein MQPPSVNGISDPGISTQNVNVQYAAPGQLGTGHAMVPHVYPYPDPYYRSIFAPYDTQPYPPQAYSGQPMVHLQLMGIQQAGVPLPTDAVEEPVFVNAKQYHGILRRRQYRAKAESENKIIRNRKPYLHESRHKHALTRPRGCGGRFLNSKKDKNQNDDVASADKSQSNININSNKNDQTSSDRAS, from the exons ATGCAGCCCCCATCTGTAAATGGAATATCTGATCCAGGTATTAGTACCCAGAATGTCAATGTACAGTATGCAGCACCTGGCCAGCTTGGAACTGGGCATGCAATG GTACCACATGTGTATCCATATCCAGATCCTTACTATAGAAGCATCTTTGCTCCCTATGATACACAACCTTATCCCCCACAAGCCTATAGTGGGCAGCCAATG GTCCATCTTCAGTTAATGGGAATTCAGCAAGCTGGTGTTCCTCTGCCAACTGATGCAGTTGAGGAGCCTGTGTTTGTCAATGCAAAACAATATCACGGTATATTAAGACGTAGACAATACCGTGCGAAAGCTgaatcagaaaataaaattataaggaatAGGAAG CCATACTTGCATGAATCTCGACACAAGCATGCACTGACAAGACCAAGAGGATGTGGTGGTCGGTTTCTGAATTCAAAGAAAGACAAGAATCAGAATGATGATGTGGCATCAGCTGACAAATCACAATccaatatcaatatcaattcTAATAAAAATGATCAAACTTCATCAGATAGGGCATCCTAA